In Actinomycetota bacterium, the following are encoded in one genomic region:
- a CDS encoding Rieske (2Fe-2S) protein, giving the protein MLAGVCGVCATGALAACGGSTAAGPASSSSAASSSAASSSAGSSRSPSSAGATSSSGTTSSGPATATAKGLVAVADVPVGGGVVLTDAEIVVTQPTAGTIKAFTAVCTHQGFTVGRVQDGQIICLHHGSRYDAATGAVVMGPAPRALAEIAVAVSGGQVVKQ; this is encoded by the coding sequence GTGCTGGCCGGGGTCTGCGGCGTCTGCGCCACCGGCGCGCTCGCCGCGTGCGGCGGCTCGACCGCGGCCGGCCCCGCGTCCTCGAGTTCGGCGGCCTCGAGTTCAGCGGCCTCGAGTTCGGCCGGCTCGAGCAGGTCCCCGTCCTCGGCGGGTGCCACATCGTCGTCGGGGACCACGTCGAGCGGACCGGCAACGGCGACGGCGAAAGGACTGGTCGCGGTGGCCGACGTCCCGGTCGGCGGTGGGGTCGTGCTCACCGACGCCGAGATCGTCGTCACGCAGCCGACCGCCGGGACGATCAAGGCCTTCACCGCGGTGTGCACGCACCAGGGGTTCACGGTCGGCCGCGTGCAGGACGGCCAGATCATCTGCCTGCATCACGGATCCCGCTACGACGCGGCCACCGGCGCGGTCGTGATGGGCCCGGCCCCCCGCGCTCTGGCGGAGATCGCGGTGGCCGTATCCGGCGGTCAGGTCGTCAAGCAGTAG